CTTTTGTCGatcttcttcctctccctgATTCAAGGGGAATTTTTCTACGATTCTTTTCATCGGTGTCGTTCTTCTGCACAATGCGTAGTATTCGAtgtgatattaaattactaaCACAAAGTATCACGAAAACCCTTCATcgcatgaatttttatgacgagttgaaaaaaatgtataatgttAGTCAGTTTTAAAAACGCGTGTGAAATAAATAGTAAgagtattcttattttttttaaaacattgcaATGtcctatattttgaaatttaagttaaatttaagcGAAGCCCCCTAATTGGGAACGGAATGCAATGAAGGGTTAATTCTTCCTCATTTCTGGCGATAATCACTAACTAACGAGGTATATTATTACCGTGATATTACTGTGATCTGTATATTCCGTTTCTTGCAATTCTTCCTACGCTTGGTCACatttttacgtatattttttttttctttgtcacttctttgtttctttctttctttccttccttctggTGGTCGGTACTAACTATTTCTTTCGCACAATGTATATGATTAATACTTCGTATTACTCATATTCGTTGTGACGTGTAATTTCTAACACGTTTTACGAAGCATCTTGTGCATTATTGTTACACGATGTTGGAACTCGCTTTTGGGTGAATTTCATTTGTCGATCGCGCTTGGGTTTTATTTAAGGTGATTGATCGATCTCGTGACAATTCCACGTTTCACGAAGATGTGATTAACGTTGTTGCGATTAAGGTCTCCGAGGTATTTTAATTACGCATCGAGGATATCTCTGTGGCATTAgggtggaaaatttaatttttaactgtgATCTAATATCTCGTTCCTCGTGTTACCCTTCAACGATAACTTTTCAAAGCGaagcatatatgtataaaattaaaatcgaaatgttGAGAAACTTGGAGAAGATTTTTCCctgtaaaaagaagaaagattctTCTCGAAGCTTCGAACGCTCGCTTATACTTTTCCGCTCTCTGTCGTCCCCGTTAATTACTCGCTTACCCCTCGACGATTAATCCCTTCGTTCCTCGATGTCCCAgatattttcttcgatcgatcgttcgatctcggctctaatcttttttcttatttttgcgAAACAGTCGCGGCGGAAGAATCCAAAGCGGAGGACGGACAATTTAGAGGACCTGAAACAGGAGTTGGACATTGACTTCCACAAAATTACACCCGAGGAACTGTATCAAAGGTTTCAGACGCACCCCGAAAACGTAAGTTGTTCTTACAAACCGAAGAAGAGGAGTAGATCCATCCattcctttcctcctctccaAAATACGAgatgaagaatatatttaaaaaaatcctccGTTTCTAGAATAACGATTGATCACCGCTGAGGCGAacggatctctctctctctctctctccctctctcattctttctctctttgccGCGCCTCGATCGATCGGGTTATTTAAAGCTCTCTCGAGTATCACCGCTGACACGAAATTCCTGATGTCCCTTATTTAGCGAAGCCTATAATCGCGGCACGcgttctcctctcctttcttcctcctcttcccttttctcgatttaaatgagaatttaagggacgatcgaaacgaggtgtcgatggaagaaaaagtatataaaaagtgGACGATACTAAGGACGGTTGGACGGTTGCAGGGCCTCAGCCACGCGAAGGCGAAAGAGAACCTGGAGAGGGACGGTCCAAACTCGCTGACGCCACCGAAACAAACGCCGGAGTGGGTGAAATTCTGTAAAAATCTGTTCGGCGGTTTCGCGTTGCTGCTGTGGATCGGCGCGATCCTCTGCTTCATCGCGTACTCGATCCAAGCGTCGACGAGCGAGGATCCGAACGACGACAATCTGTACCTGGGCATCGTGTTGGCGGCGGTCGTGATAGTGACGGGTATATTCTCGTATTACCAGGAGAGCAAGTCGAGCAAGATCATGGAATCGTTCAAGAACATGGTACCCCAAATCGCGATCGTGATCAGGGAAGGCGAGAAACTGACGTTGAAGGCAGAGGAGTTGGTGCTCGGGGACGTGGTCGAGGTAAAATTCGGGGATCGTATACCGGCCGACATCCGCATCATCGAGTCAAGGGGATTCAAAGTGGACAACAGCTCGTTAACGGGCGAATCCGAGCCCCAATCGAGATCCCCGGAGTTCACGAACGAGAACCCGCTGGAGACGAAGAACCTCGCCTTCTTCTCGACCAACGCCGTCGAAGGCACCGCGAAGGGGGTGGTGATCTGCTGTGGCGATCAGACAGTGATGGGAAGGATTGCCGGCCTGGCATCCGGCCTTGATACTGGTGAAACGCCGATCGCTAAGGAGATTCATCATTTCATCCACCTGATCACGGGGGTAGCCGTATTCCTCGGTGTAACCTTCTTCATAATAGCCTTCATTCTCGGTTATCACTGGCTCGACGCTGTCATCTTCCTGATCGGTATCATCGTCGCCAACGTGCCGGAGGGTTTGCTGGCCACCGTCACCGTGTGCCTCACGCTCACCGCCAAACGGATGGCGTCCAAGAATTGCCTGGTGAAGAACCTCGAGGCGGTGGAGACGTTGGGCTCGACCTCGACCATCTGCTCGGACAAGACGGGCACCCTCACCCAGAATCGTATGACCGTTGCCCACATGTGGTTCGACAACCAGATCATCGAGGCCGACACCACCGAGGATCAATCCGGACTGCAATACGATCGCACGAGCCCCGGCTTCAAGGCGCTGGCCAAGATCGCCACGCTGTGCAACCGTGCCGAGTTCAAGGCCGGCCAGGAGGACAAGCCGATCCTGAAGAGGGAGGTGAACGGCGACGCGTCCGAGGCGGCCCTGTTGAAGTGCATGGAGCTCGCGCTGGGCGACGTGATGGGCATAAGGAAGCGGAACAAGAAAGTGTGCGAGATACCGTTCAACTCGACCAACAAGTACCAGGTCTCGATCCACGAGTCGGACAATCCGGACGACCCCAGGCACCTGCTCGTGATGAAGGGAGCGCCGGAGAGGATTCTCGACCGCTGCTCCACCATATTCATCGGCGGGAAGGAGAAGGTGCTCGACGAGGAGATGAAGGAGGCGTTCAACAACGCTTACCTCGAGCTCGGCGGCCTTGGTGAACGCGTGCTCGGTTTCTGCGACTACATACTGCCGTCCGACAAATTCCCGATCGGCTTCAAGTTCAACTGCGACGACCCGAACTTCCCGGTAGACGGACTCCGCTTTGTGGGCCTCATGTCTATGATCGACCCGCCCAGGGCTGCGGTGCCCGACGCGGTCGCCAAGTGCCGTTCAGCCGGCATCAAGGTCATCATGGTAACCGGTGACCATCCGATCACTGCCAAAGCCATTGCCAAATCGGTCGGCATCATCTCCGAAGGTCTGTATACCTCTCGATCGACTCTCTGAAACCAACGTGTCTCCTAGTAGCGATAGTAGTAATAGTGGTAGCGGTATATTCTCCACGTCTAGCAGGGGGGCGAAAATTCCGAGTAGTCGGGGATTTTCGTTTGGAGGGAAGAGGGAATTGAAAATGTTGTTTGTGACCAGGTAACGAGACCGTCGAGGACATTGCTCAACGGTTGAATATCCCCGTATCCGAAGTCAATCCTCGCGAGGCCAAAGCCGCCGTCATCCACGGAACCGAACTCAGGGAACTGAACTCCGACCAACTGGACGAGATCCTCAGGTACCACACCGAAATTGTGTTCGCCCGTACCTCGCCTCAGCAGAAGCTCATCATCGTCGAAGGCTGCCAGCGAATGGGCGCTATCGTCGCTGTGACCGGTGCGTTCCTTTCTGCCGATCGAATTCAATCCCCCCTTATAATAAACCTCGATTTGTTAAATTCTTCCCGTGTCGTCTTTTCGCGACTGCTGATCGAGAAACGTTGGGAAAAACATTGCAGGCGACGGCGTGAACGACTCCCCCGCGTTGAAGAAGGCAGACATAGGCGTGGCAATGGGTATCGCTGGCTCCGACGTGTCCAAGCAGGCGGCCGACATGATTCTTCTCGACGACAACTTCGCCTCGATCGTGACCGGTGTCGAGGAGGGCCGGTTGATCTTCGACAACCTGAAGAAATCCATCGCGTACACCCTCACCTCGAACATACCCGAGATCTCACCCTTCCTGGCGTTCATCCTTTGCGACATCCCTCTGCCCCTCGGCACCGTCACCATTCTCTGCATCGATCTGGGAACGGACATGGTGAGTAGCGGCCGTTGCGCgtcttcttcctttcgtttTCTCGTCTCGACGTCGCGCCCCGTCGCCGGTCGATCGCCCTCCCCCCGCGACTCGTCGCGAGAGGGCGGCGCACGGCCGGGGCGCGGTGGCGAAACTTCCAATTCGAGTGGTCTCGCATCGAATTCGTCCTCGACAACGAAACTCCTCcacgggaggaggaggagtttTTCGATCGGGATACTTTCGAGCCAGGATAATTGCAAGATTTTCAGCATTCGTTCGTGTACGGGGCTGGATATACACGCTCGATTATCGTAATGTCGTTTAAAACGGAATGATTGCCAGGTGCCGGCTATTTCGTTGGCGTACGAGCATGCCGAGTCGGATATAATGAAGAGAAGGCCTCGTGATCCGTACCGTGACAACCTCGTCAACGAAAGgtttctctttcccttcccCGAGGAAAAGATACAGCTTTTCTTACAGCACAATTGTTGTTTAGATAGAGCTCCCTTAGGTAATCGCAGTATCGCCAGATCGACCCGTAGGAGGCACGATTGGAAGCTAGTCTCGTCACGAATTTGTtgtaactttttctttttttttttaatttaatttaggtGGCCAATTTCCTCTGCGGGAGGAACGGATCGGGAGGAACTTTAAAGGagatcattctttctttttctttacatcGAATCTTATCCTCGACGCGAGGATTCTCCTTCTGATCGAGATccgttcctttttcttcctattTCTCTTGGTTTaatcttggaaaaaattgtttctctaaagtgtaatgaatatatatttttataatacgatCTCGTTCGGATCTCGAATTGGAATGAGAATGCTCTGATTGATTTCAGATGTAATCGCATTTTTTTCCAGCACGATTTCGCgaggtatttttatatatatatgcatatatcaaATGtctaaaaaagaagagaattggACGGAATTTGGAAGGAAACGAtgatcgaacgaaaaaaaaccACCTCCACACGAATCCCTTCATCCCTCCTACACCATCCCGCCTCGTTGCTCCGATCGATTTAGTTCTCTCAGTTTTGATTTTTTGCTTACCTTTTCTGCGTTTCTCATCTTATATGTTGCTCGCTGAGTCGCAACAATGCTGATTGAATTTCAATCTGTTCACAACACGGGAGAATCtgtcttatttttcattttattacaaaagtgAAAATTCCTCCACAGCGattctttcccttttctcgATTCTCCATATTTTCTCCCCCAAAATGGGGAACAGAAATTAATCAGCATCCTTGTACCGCGGGTCAGCGAGAAAACGATactcatcatcatcatcatcatcatgtTCTAACCGTTGGCGTTGTTACTTGAGCCTTGATTGATAATGTGACGTCAGGTGCCAGCCATCTCACTTGCCTACGAGGAGGCAGAGAGCGATATTATGAAGCGACATCCACGAAACCCCTTCACTGACAAGCTAGTTAACGAAAGGTAACACATCATAACAAACATAAACCGAATCTTgaccaaacaaaaaaaaaaaaaaaataaacaaaaaaaaaagaaaaaaagaaagaaaaagaaagatactcTACTATACTTACCACTGCTACtgttattactactattactactactactgcaACTACTATACAAATACTATTACCACCACTTTACACCATGATCGACTTTTTATGGTCAGAAAACGTAATTGGTGACACGTGATCTCTCTCGATTCTTGATAGTTTTTCCCCttcttaaattgataaattggatatattcgtcgatcaattttctatcactgttactttttttcttccttttaaatAATCGTGCAACGAAGAAGTTAAGAACGtagatctaaaaaaaaaaaaaagaatcaagaaAGATCACAAAGATCTCCATTACACCTGTCTATTGGTCGTATATACACCTCTTACTTATTCCTATGATTATTGTACAGTAGCTAGTTCGTTCTGTCTCGTATATACTCGTTCTTGAAcactttaaaaagaaagaaaaaaaaatataattaaaacaaagggatacatatatataatataacgggCACAGAAATTTTTCACGACACGTTTCTCAATATTCTGCaagatcttaaaaaaaaaaagaaaagaaattatactcGTCACGAGCCAGAGACCTTCGCGGTAACTGTGGTAACGAGGTGACAAcgaatttctctctctatctctatctctctctctctctctccctctaactatctctctgtctctatctctttctctctttctccctctctttctctcgtgtaCAAATTAATCCCTAGCCTGATCTTGTCCGTgtgtaaaaattgttgaatgtTGTAtctttcttccctctcccctctctctctctctctctccgtgttttttatttctcgttttttttttcttttcttttctttcgaaaaatgttGTTTTCCGAATTGACGACACGATATCGTCCAACGTTTGTTTGAACGATTGAAACTTTGACTAACAGTTATACTTATAGTCCATCGAGTGAATGCCACTTTTCAACTGACGCATCGCATTAAAGAGATCGGGCGtaataaaaatggataaatagaaatcttttttttctcgtatttGAACAACTGTTTAAACGATCGATacgcttttttttccttatcgtaagaaaaaaggaaagcttTCGCTGAAGCTttgtcgaaaatttaaaaaaaaaaaaagataagataaaattccgatgtatatatatatacaatatggtttctgtttaactttttttttttctctctctccttttgatatatacgtatgtatatacgtattcttctatttctttttctatcacTTGTGTTTCGCTTTGTAAGCATTTGTTGGTCGAACGGCAAAGGCTGTGGGTTTAATTTGTTCGATGCCTTTTGGTCAAGGGACTCATGCTAGGGGATGATAAATGATCGATGATCTAACAAGGTAACGGAGAATGGTGCACGAAGGTATAACACTTGAGGGCATTTT
This DNA window, taken from Apis cerana isolate GH-2021 linkage group LG5, AcerK_1.0, whole genome shotgun sequence, encodes the following:
- the LOC107997582 gene encoding sodium/potassium-transporting ATPase subunit alpha isoform X16, producing the protein MASKGKLATEHGRSDSYRVATLPKIRDDNKTADGMYKSRRKNPKRRTDNLEDLKQELDIDFHKITPEELYQRFQTHPENGLSHAKAKENLERDGPNSLTPPKQTPEWVKFCKNLFGGFALLLWIGAILCFIAYSIQASTSEDPNDDNLYLGIVLAAVVIVTGIFSYYQESKSSKIMESFKNMVPQIAIVIREGEKLTLKAEELVLGDVVEVKFGDRIPADIRIIESRGFKVDNSSLTGESEPQSRSPEFTNENPLETKNLAFFSTNAVEGTAKGVVICCGDQTVMGRIAGLASGLDTGETPIAKEIHHFIHLITGVAVFLGVTFFIIAFILGYHWLDAVIFLIGIIVANVPEGLLATVTVCLTLTAKRMASKNCLVKNLEAVETLGSTSTICSDKTGTLTQNRMTVAHMWFDNQIIEADTTEDQSGLQYDRTSPGFKALAKIATLCNRAEFKAGQEDKPILKREVNGDASEAALLKCMELALGDVMGIRKRNKKVCEIPFNSTNKYQVSIHESDNPDDPRHLLVMKGAPERILDRCSTIFIGGKEKVLDEEMKEAFNNAYLELGGLGERVLGFCDYILPSDKFPIGFKFNCDDPNFPVDGLRFVGLMSMIDPPRAAVPDAVAKCRSAGIKVIMVTGDHPITAKAIAKSVGIISEGNETVEDIAQRLNIPVSEVNPREAKAAVIHGTELRELNSDQLDEILRYHTEIVFARTSPQQKLIIVEGCQRMGAIVAVTGDGVNDSPALKKADIGVAMGIAGSDVSKQAADMILLDDNFASIVTGVEEGRLIFDNLKKSIAYTLTSNIPEISPFLAFILCDIPLPLGTVTILCIDLGTDMVPAISLAYEEAESDIMKRHPRNPFTDKLVNESPLTFYSVMRCAYRRCLLPLLRLATF
- the LOC107997582 gene encoding sodium/potassium-transporting ATPase subunit alpha isoform X5 is translated as MGDKHGRSDSYRVATLPKIRDDNKTADGMYKSRRKNPKRRTDNLEDLKQELDIDFHKITPEELYQRFQTHPENGLSHAKAKENLERDGPNSLTPPKQTPEWVKFCKNLFGGFALLLWIGAILCFIAYSIQASTSEDPNDDNLYLGIVLAAVVIVTGIFSYYQESKSSKIMESFKNMVPQIAIVIREGEKLTLKAEELVLGDVVEVKFGDRIPADIRIIESRGFKVDNSSLTGESEPQSRSPEFTNENPLETKNLAFFSTNAVEGTAKGVVICCGDQTVMGRIAGLASGLDTGETPIAKEIHHFIHLITGVAVFLGVTFFIIAFILGYHWLDAVIFLIGIIVANVPEGLLATVTVCLTLTAKRMASKNCLVKNLEAVETLGSTSTICSDKTGTLTQNRMTVAHMWFDNQIIEADTTEDQSGLQYDRTSPGFKALAKIATLCNRAEFKAGQEDKPILKREVNGDASEAALLKCMELALGDVMGIRKRNKKVCEIPFNSTNKYQVSIHESDNPDDPRHLLVMKGAPERILDRCSTIFIGGKEKVLDEEMKEAFNNAYLELGGLGERVLGFCDYILPSDKFPIGFKFNCDDPNFPVDGLRFVGLMSMIDPPRAAVPDAVAKCRSAGIKVIMVTGDHPITAKAIAKSVGIISEGNETVEDIAQRLNIPVSEVNPREAKAAVIHGTELRELNSDQLDEILRYHTEIVFARTSPQQKLIIVEGCQRMGAIVAVTGDGVNDSPALKKADIGVAMGIAGSDVSKQAADMILLDDNFASIVTGVEEGRLIFDNLKKSIAYTLTSNIPEISPFLAFILCDIPLPLGTVTILCIDLGTDMVPAISLAYEAPESDIMKRQPRDPYRDNLVNRRLISMAYGQIGMIQAAAGFFVYFVIMAENGFLPLHLFGIRKQWDSKAINDLRDSYGQEWTYRDRKTLEFTCHTAFFVSIVIVQWADLIVCKTRRNSIIHQGMRNWALNFGLIFETALAAFLSYTPGMDKGLRMFPLKFVWWLPALPFMFAIFIYDETRRFYLRRNPGGWLEQETYY
- the LOC107997582 gene encoding sodium/potassium-transporting ATPase subunit alpha isoform X19, with the protein product MGDKSRRKNPKRRTDNLEDLKQELDIDFHKITPEELYQRFQTHPENGLSHAKAKENLERDGPNSLTPPKQTPEWVKFCKNLFGGFALLLWIGAILCFIAYSIQASTSEDPNDDNLYLGIVLAAVVIVTGIFSYYQESKSSKIMESFKNMVPQIAIVIREGEKLTLKAEELVLGDVVEVKFGDRIPADIRIIESRGFKVDNSSLTGESEPQSRSPEFTNENPLETKNLAFFSTNAVEGTAKGVVICCGDQTVMGRIAGLASGLDTGETPIAKEIHHFIHLITGVAVFLGVTFFIIAFILGYHWLDAVIFLIGIIVANVPEGLLATVTVCLTLTAKRMASKNCLVKNLEAVETLGSTSTICSDKTGTLTQNRMTVAHMWFDNQIIEADTTEDQSGLQYDRTSPGFKALAKIATLCNRAEFKAGQEDKPILKREVNGDASEAALLKCMELALGDVMGIRKRNKKVCEIPFNSTNKYQVSIHESDNPDDPRHLLVMKGAPERILDRCSTIFIGGKEKVLDEEMKEAFNNAYLELGGLGERVLGFCDYILPSDKFPIGFKFNCDDPNFPVDGLRFVGLMSMIDPPRAAVPDAVAKCRSAGIKVIMVTGDHPITAKAIAKSVGIISEGNETVEDIAQRLNIPVSEVNPREAKAAVIHGTELRELNSDQLDEILRYHTEIVFARTSPQQKLIIVEGCQRMGAIVAVTGDGVNDSPALKKADIGVAMGIAGSDVSKQAADMILLDDNFASIVTGVEEGRLIFDNLKKSIAYTLTSNIPEISPFLAFILCDIPLPLGTVTILCIDLGTDMVPAISLAYEEAESDIMKRHPRNPFTDKLVNESPLTFYSVMRCAYRRCLLPLLRLATF
- the LOC107997582 gene encoding sodium/potassium-transporting ATPase subunit alpha isoform X17, producing the protein MGDKHGRSDSYRVATLPKIRDDNKTADGMYKSRRKNPKRRTDNLEDLKQELDIDFHKITPEELYQRFQTHPENGLSHAKAKENLERDGPNSLTPPKQTPEWVKFCKNLFGGFALLLWIGAILCFIAYSIQASTSEDPNDDNLYLGIVLAAVVIVTGIFSYYQESKSSKIMESFKNMVPQIAIVIREGEKLTLKAEELVLGDVVEVKFGDRIPADIRIIESRGFKVDNSSLTGESEPQSRSPEFTNENPLETKNLAFFSTNAVEGTAKGVVICCGDQTVMGRIAGLASGLDTGETPIAKEIHHFIHLITGVAVFLGVTFFIIAFILGYHWLDAVIFLIGIIVANVPEGLLATVTVCLTLTAKRMASKNCLVKNLEAVETLGSTSTICSDKTGTLTQNRMTVAHMWFDNQIIEADTTEDQSGLQYDRTSPGFKALAKIATLCNRAEFKAGQEDKPILKREVNGDASEAALLKCMELALGDVMGIRKRNKKVCEIPFNSTNKYQVSIHESDNPDDPRHLLVMKGAPERILDRCSTIFIGGKEKVLDEEMKEAFNNAYLELGGLGERVLGFCDYILPSDKFPIGFKFNCDDPNFPVDGLRFVGLMSMIDPPRAAVPDAVAKCRSAGIKVIMVTGDHPITAKAIAKSVGIISEGNETVEDIAQRLNIPVSEVNPREAKAAVIHGTELRELNSDQLDEILRYHTEIVFARTSPQQKLIIVEGCQRMGAIVAVTGDGVNDSPALKKADIGVAMGIAGSDVSKQAADMILLDDNFASIVTGVEEGRLIFDNLKKSIAYTLTSNIPEISPFLAFILCDIPLPLGTVTILCIDLGTDMVPAISLAYEEAESDIMKRHPRNPFTDKLVNESPLTFYSVMRCAYRRCLLPLLRLATF
- the LOC107997582 gene encoding sodium/potassium-transporting ATPase subunit alpha isoform X4, which codes for MGDKHGRSDSYRVATLPKIRDDNKTADGMYKSRRKNPKRRTDNLEDLKQELDIDFHKITPEELYQRFQTHPENGLSHAKAKENLERDGPNSLTPPKQTPEWVKFCKNLFGGFALLLWIGAILCFIAYSIQASTSEDPNDDNLYLGIVLAAVVIVTGIFSYYQESKSSKIMESFKNMVPQIAIVIREGEKLTLKAEELVLGDVVEVKFGDRIPADIRIIESRGFKVDNSSLTGESEPQSRSPEFTNENPLETKNLAFFSTNAVEGTAKGVVICCGDQTVMGRIAGLASGLDTGETPIAKEIHHFIHLITGVAVFLGVTFFIIAFILGYHWLDAVIFLIGIIVANVPEGLLATVTVCLTLTAKRMASKNCLVKNLEAVETLGSTSTICSDKTGTLTQNRMTVAHMWFDNQIIEADTTEDQSGLQYDRTSPGFKALAKIATLCNRAEFKAGQEDKPILKREVNGDASEAALLKCMELALGDVMGIRKRNKKVCEIPFNSTNKYQVSIHESDNPDDPRHLLVMKGAPERILDRCSTIFIGGKEKVLDEEMKEAFNNAYLELGGLGERVLGFCDYILPSDKFPIGFKFNCDDPNFPVDGLRFVGLMSMIDPPRAAVPDAVAKCRSAGIKVIMVTGDHPITAKAIAKSVGIISEGNETVEDIAQRLNIPVSEVNPREAKAAVIHGTELRELNSDQLDEILRYHTEIVFARTSPQQKLIIVEGCQRMGAIVAVTGDGVNDSPALKKADIGVAMGIAGSDVSKQAADMILLDDNFASIVTGVEEGRLIFDNLKKSIAYTLTSNIPEISPFLAFILCDIPLPLGTVTILCIDLGTDMVPAISLAYEEAESDIMKRHPRNPFTDKLVNERLISMAYGQIGMIQAAAGFFVYFVIMAENGFLPLHLFGIRKQWDSKAINDLRDSYGQEWTYRDRKTLEFTCHTAFFVSIVIVQWADLIVCKTRRNSIIHQGMRNWALNFGLIFETALAAFLSYTPGMDKGLRMFPLKFVWWLPALPFMFAIFIYDETRRFYLRRNPGGWLEQETYY
- the LOC107997582 gene encoding sodium/potassium-transporting ATPase subunit alpha isoform X8, which produces MASKGKLATESRRKNPKRRTDNLEDLKQELDIDFHKITPEELYQRFQTHPENGLSHAKAKENLERDGPNSLTPPKQTPEWVKFCKNLFGGFALLLWIGAILCFIAYSIQASTSEDPNDDNLYLGIVLAAVVIVTGIFSYYQESKSSKIMESFKNMVPQIAIVIREGEKLTLKAEELVLGDVVEVKFGDRIPADIRIIESRGFKVDNSSLTGESEPQSRSPEFTNENPLETKNLAFFSTNAVEGTAKGVVICCGDQTVMGRIAGLASGLDTGETPIAKEIHHFIHLITGVAVFLGVTFFIIAFILGYHWLDAVIFLIGIIVANVPEGLLATVTVCLTLTAKRMASKNCLVKNLEAVETLGSTSTICSDKTGTLTQNRMTVAHMWFDNQIIEADTTEDQSGLQYDRTSPGFKALAKIATLCNRAEFKAGQEDKPILKREVNGDASEAALLKCMELALGDVMGIRKRNKKVCEIPFNSTNKYQVSIHESDNPDDPRHLLVMKGAPERILDRCSTIFIGGKEKVLDEEMKEAFNNAYLELGGLGERVLGFCDYILPSDKFPIGFKFNCDDPNFPVDGLRFVGLMSMIDPPRAAVPDAVAKCRSAGIKVIMVTGDHPITAKAIAKSVGIISEGNETVEDIAQRLNIPVSEVNPREAKAAVIHGTELRELNSDQLDEILRYHTEIVFARTSPQQKLIIVEGCQRMGAIVAVTGDGVNDSPALKKADIGVAMGIAGSDVSKQAADMILLDDNFASIVTGVEEGRLIFDNLKKSIAYTLTSNIPEISPFLAFILCDIPLPLGTVTILCIDLGTDMVPAISLAYEAPESDIMKRQPRDPYRDNLVNRRLISMAYGQIGMIQAAAGFFVYFVIMAENGFLPLHLFGIRKQWDSKAINDLRDSYGQEWTYRDRKTLEFTCHTAFFVSIVIVQWADLIVCKTRRNSIIHQGMRNWALNFGLIFETALAAFLSYTPGMDKGLRMFPLKFVWWLPALPFMFAIFIYDETRRFYLRRNPGGWLEQETYY
- the LOC107997582 gene encoding sodium/potassium-transporting ATPase subunit alpha isoform X10, with translation MGDKSRRKNPKRRTDNLEDLKQELDIDFHKITPEELYQRFQTHPENGLSHAKAKENLERDGPNSLTPPKQTPEWVKFCKNLFGGFALLLWIGAILCFIAYSIQASTSEDPNDDNLYLGIVLAAVVIVTGIFSYYQESKSSKIMESFKNMVPQIAIVIREGEKLTLKAEELVLGDVVEVKFGDRIPADIRIIESRGFKVDNSSLTGESEPQSRSPEFTNENPLETKNLAFFSTNAVEGTAKGVVICCGDQTVMGRIAGLASGLDTGETPIAKEIHHFIHLITGVAVFLGVTFFIIAFILGYHWLDAVIFLIGIIVANVPEGLLATVTVCLTLTAKRMASKNCLVKNLEAVETLGSTSTICSDKTGTLTQNRMTVAHMWFDNQIIEADTTEDQSGLQYDRTSPGFKALAKIATLCNRAEFKAGQEDKPILKREVNGDASEAALLKCMELALGDVMGIRKRNKKVCEIPFNSTNKYQVSIHESDNPDDPRHLLVMKGAPERILDRCSTIFIGGKEKVLDEEMKEAFNNAYLELGGLGERVLGFCDYILPSDKFPIGFKFNCDDPNFPVDGLRFVGLMSMIDPPRAAVPDAVAKCRSAGIKVIMVTGDHPITAKAIAKSVGIISEGNETVEDIAQRLNIPVSEVNPREAKAAVIHGTELRELNSDQLDEILRYHTEIVFARTSPQQKLIIVEGCQRMGAIVAVTGDGVNDSPALKKADIGVAMGIAGSDVSKQAADMILLDDNFASIVTGVEEGRLIFDNLKKSIAYTLTSNIPEISPFLAFILCDIPLPLGTVTILCIDLGTDMVPAISLAYEEAESDIMKRHPRNPFTDKLVNERLISMAYGQIGMIQAAAGFFVYFVIMAENGFLPLHLFGIRKQWDSKAINDLRDSYGQEWTYRDRKTLEFTCHTAFFVSIVIVQWADLIVCKTRRNSIIHQGMRNWALNFGLIFETALAAFLSYTPGMDKGLRMFPLKFVWWLPALPFMFAIFIYDETRRFYLRRNPGGWLEQETYY